One segment of Erigeron canadensis isolate Cc75 chromosome 2, C_canadensis_v1, whole genome shotgun sequence DNA contains the following:
- the LOC122586596 gene encoding phosphatidate phosphatase PAH2-like isoform X2 — MWRLGSYITQGVYTVSGPFHPFGGAVDMVVVQQEDGSLKSSPWYVKFGKFQGVLKAKERVVDINVNGVDADFHMYLDPRGEAYFLREVDSEEVETVGSSPSSSCGEVNGKPQDKMPVKSKSMNYDFDQCNTVTDVTNGAVLNRSGSKRSRILGFVMGRRSMKEHSLTKEENDTNRSLESAEMAADLLEMRWSTNLSSRSNKNGNVEPRKDNGAITGGRLEGSLVLHEQHFVNNLGSSGADNEVPAFAVEETIVADFVNGAENEVPTMAVEETVVADVVCSANKVVDENRGSEERSKTRLDDTDDPEVGLITAQGSLEIVPESYAESGCNQGDASLEDVSCSSVGVPFCQTETTEIRLPLESNGEFQDVPGNPVLIKQVSDQTSAVHQGDAPLEVVSCSSVMVPFCQNEMNEVKAPLDSNGEFQDVSGNSVSIKQVSEQIVEEQLMFGDLDGSKPSIHKIDEEVNQVESESKGPIKGHDQLTVRTYKDNLKGDFEGVKGSIRRCSSNVEIPTPRCCEITEAEIRRQAKSLPNMRCQFNVSGPENHEDPQFYSPVGKFRSSNWDLLREDASSLRKATLEKRLSQSGDSLSKELKDGGIASGGVDGAGGSWSLWPFRRMGSKNASEKEQNVKKDLDGDTVTETDVEKEDSSPKLDKMHTRALTPTAEQLASLNLAEGKNTVTFTFSTSVLGAQKVDARIYLWRWDTRIVISDVDGTITKSDVLGQFMPLVGRDWSHIGVTHLFSGIKENGYQMLYLSARAISQASITRQFLFNLKQDGKALPDGPVVISPDGLFPSLFREVIRRAPHEFKIACLEDIKSCFPSDRNPFYAGFGNRDTDEFSYLKVGISKGKIFIINPKGEVVINRCIDSKSYASLHALVNGIFPPISVHEEEDYNSWNFWKLPPPTMD; from the exons ATGTGGAGGCTAGGTAGTTATATAACTCAAGGGGTTTATACCGTCTCTGGTCCGTTTCATCCGTTTGGTGGGGCGGTTGATATGGTCGTGGTGCAACAAGAAGACGGTAGCTTGAAATCGTCTCCTTGGTATGTTAAATTTGGTAAGTTTCAAGGGGTGTTGAAGGCGAAAGAGCGAGTTGTTGACATAAATGTTAATGGGGTTGATGCGGATTTTCATATGTATTTGGATCCACGAGGAGAGGCGTATTTTCTTAGGGAGGTTGATTCGGAGGAAGTAGAGACGGTTGGTTCTTCACCTTCGTCGTCGTGTGGGGAAGTAAATGGAAAACCACAAGATAAGATGCCGGTTAAGTCTAAAAGTATGAATTATGACTTTGATCAGTGTAATACAGTTACTGATGTCACAAATGGTGCCGTTTTGAATAGGAGTGGTTCTAAAAGGTCTAGGATTTTAGGATTTGTTATGGGGAGAAGATCGATGAAAGAACATAGTTTGACAAAAGAAGAGAATGATACAAATAGGTCGTTAGAAAGTGCTGAGATGGCTGCTGATCTCTTGGAAATGAGGTGGTCGACCAACCTTTCATCAAGAAGTAATAAGAATGGGAATGTAGAACCGAGAAAAGATAATGGAGCTATTACGGGTGGAAGATTGGAAGGGAGTTTGGTGCTGCACGAACAACACTTTGTAAATAATTTGGGGAGTTCAGGGGCTGATAATGAGGTGCCTGCATTTGCGGTTGAAGAAACCATTGTAGCAGATTTTGTTAATGGTGCTGAAAATGAGGTTCCCACAATGGCGGTTGAAGAAACTGTTGTGGCAGATGTTGTTTGTAGTGCTAATAAAGTGGTTGATGAAAACCGTGGTTCTGAAGAGAGGTCAAAAACTCGGTTGGATGATACTGATGACCCAGAAGTCGGATTAATAACAGCTCAAGGATCTCTAGAAATTGTACCCGAAAGCTATGCAGAAAGTGGATGTAATCAAGGAGATGCGTCTTTAGAGGATGTCTCATGCAGTTCTGTTGGGGTACCTTTTTGTCAAACTGAAACAACTGAAATTAGGCTGCCTTTGGAGTCAAATGGTGAATTTCAAGATGTACCTGGTAATCCTGTTTTGATCAAACAAGTATCTGATCAAACAAGCGCTGTTCATCAAGGAGATGCGCCTCTAGAAGTTGTTTCATGCAGTTCTGTTATGGTACCTTTTTGTCAAAACGAAATGAATGAAGTTAAAGCTCCTTTAGATTCAAATGGTGAGTTTCAAGATGTCTCTGGTAATTCTGTTTCGATCAAACAAGTGTCTGAACAGATTGTGGAAGAACAGTTAATGTTTGGTGATCTTGATGGATCAAAGCCGAGTATACACAAGATAGATGAAGAAGTCAATCAGGTAGAGAGTGAGTCAAAGGGCCCAATTAAAGGTCATGATCAACTTACAGTCAGAACCTATAAAGATAACCTCAAAGGTGATTTTGAAGGGGTGAAAGGAAGTATTAGAAGGTGTTCAAGTAATGTGGAGATTCCTACTCCTAGGTGTTGTGAAATCACAGAAGCAGAAATTCGTCGGCAGGCAAAGTCCCTGCCCAATATGCGGTGCCAATTTAACGTTTCTGGTCCAGAAAATCACGAGGATCCACAATTTTACTCTCCGGTTGGCAAATTTAGATCCTCAAATTGGGATTTGCTCAGGGAGGATGCTTCAAGTTTGAGAAAGGCAACCTTAGAGAAACGATTATCACAGAGTGGAGATAGTCTATCAAAAGAACTTAAAGACGGTGGCATTGCAAGTg GTGGCGTTGATGGCGCTGGCGGAAGCTGGAGCTTGTGGCCGTTTAGAAGAATGGGAAGTAAAAATGCTTCTGAGAAagaacaaaatgttaaaaaggaTCTTGATGGTGATACTGTAACAGAAACAGATGTTGAAAAAGAAGATAGTTCACCAAAGTTGGATAAGATGCACACACGGGCACTTACTCCAACTGCTGAGCAGCTAGCTTCTTTGAATCTTGCAGAAGGGAAAAACACAGTCACATTCACGTTTTCAACATCTGTGTTAGGGGCTCAAAAG GTGGATGCTAGAATATATTTGTGGAGGTGGGATACTCGCATTGTGATCTCAGATGTTGATGGAACAATCACCAA ATCTGATGTTCTCGGACAATTCATGCCTTTAGTTGGAAGAGATTGGTCACATATTGGTGTAACACACCTCTTTTCAGGAATTAAG GAAAATGGATATCAAATGCTTTATCTAAGTGCCCGGGCAATTTCTCAAGCTTCTATCACTAGACAGTTTCTGTTCAACCTTAAACAG GATGGGAAGGCTTTGCCTGATGGGCCTGTTGTTATTTCTCCTGATGGACTTTTTCCTTCTCTTTTCCGTGAAG TCATAAGAAGAGCTCCACATGAATTCAAAATTGCTTGTTTGGAG GATATCAAGTCATGTTTTCCATCTGATAGGAATCCGTTCTATGCTGGTTTTGGAAACAGAGATACAGATGAATTTAGTTACCTCAAGGTTGGGATATCCAAAGGAAAAATCTTCATCATTAATCCTAAG GGAGAGGTTGTAATTAACCGATGTATCGACTCCAAATCATATGCTTCACTTCACGCACTCGTTAATGGAATTTTTCCACCCATATCTGTGCATGAAGAG GAGGATTATAATTCGTGGAACTTCTGGAAACTTCCACCTCCAACCATGGACTGA
- the LOC122586596 gene encoding phosphatidate phosphatase PAH2-like isoform X1 — MWRLGSYITQGVYTVSGPFHPFGGAVDMVVVQQEDGSLKSSPWYVKFGKFQGVLKAKERVVDINVNGVDADFHMYLDPRGEAYFLREVDSEEVETVGSSPSSSCGEVNGKPQDKMPVKSKSMNYDFDQCNTVTDVTNGAVLNRSGSKRSRILGFVMGRRSMKEHSLTKEENDTNRSLESAEMAADLLEMRWSTNLSSRSNKNGNVEPRKDNGAITGGRLEGSLVLHEQHFVNNLGSSGADNEVPAFAVEETIVADFVNGAENEVPTMAVEETVVADVVCSANKVVDENRGSEERSKTRLDDTDDPEVGLITAQGSLEIVPESYAESGCNQGDASLEDVSCSSVGVPFCQTETTEIRLPLESNGEFQDVPGNPVLIKQVSDQTSAVHQGDAPLEVVSCSSVMVPFCQNEMNEVKAPLDSNGEFQDVSGNSVSIKQVSEQIVEEQLMFGDLDGSKPSIHKIDEEVNQVESESKGPIKGHDQLTVRTYKDNLKGDFEGVKGSIRRCSSNVEIPTPRCCEITEAEIRRQAKSLPNMRCQFNVSGPENHEDPQFYSPVGKFRSSNWDLLREDASSLRKATLEKRLSQSGDSLSKELKDGGIASGGVDGAGGSWSLWPFRRMGSKNASEKEQNVKKDLDGDTVTETDVEKEDSSPKLDKMHTRALTPTAEQLASLNLAEGKNTVTFTFSTSVLGAQKVDARIYLWRWDTRIVISDVDGTITKSDVLGQFMPLVGRDWSHIGVTHLFSGIKENGYQMLYLSARAISQASITRQFLFNLKQDGKALPDGPVVISPDGLFPSLFREVIRRAPHEFKIACLEDIKSCFPSDRNPFYAGFGNRDTDEFSYLKVGISKGKIFIINPKGEVVINRCIDSKSYASLHALVNGIFPPISVHEEQEDYNSWNFWKLPPPTMD; from the exons ATGTGGAGGCTAGGTAGTTATATAACTCAAGGGGTTTATACCGTCTCTGGTCCGTTTCATCCGTTTGGTGGGGCGGTTGATATGGTCGTGGTGCAACAAGAAGACGGTAGCTTGAAATCGTCTCCTTGGTATGTTAAATTTGGTAAGTTTCAAGGGGTGTTGAAGGCGAAAGAGCGAGTTGTTGACATAAATGTTAATGGGGTTGATGCGGATTTTCATATGTATTTGGATCCACGAGGAGAGGCGTATTTTCTTAGGGAGGTTGATTCGGAGGAAGTAGAGACGGTTGGTTCTTCACCTTCGTCGTCGTGTGGGGAAGTAAATGGAAAACCACAAGATAAGATGCCGGTTAAGTCTAAAAGTATGAATTATGACTTTGATCAGTGTAATACAGTTACTGATGTCACAAATGGTGCCGTTTTGAATAGGAGTGGTTCTAAAAGGTCTAGGATTTTAGGATTTGTTATGGGGAGAAGATCGATGAAAGAACATAGTTTGACAAAAGAAGAGAATGATACAAATAGGTCGTTAGAAAGTGCTGAGATGGCTGCTGATCTCTTGGAAATGAGGTGGTCGACCAACCTTTCATCAAGAAGTAATAAGAATGGGAATGTAGAACCGAGAAAAGATAATGGAGCTATTACGGGTGGAAGATTGGAAGGGAGTTTGGTGCTGCACGAACAACACTTTGTAAATAATTTGGGGAGTTCAGGGGCTGATAATGAGGTGCCTGCATTTGCGGTTGAAGAAACCATTGTAGCAGATTTTGTTAATGGTGCTGAAAATGAGGTTCCCACAATGGCGGTTGAAGAAACTGTTGTGGCAGATGTTGTTTGTAGTGCTAATAAAGTGGTTGATGAAAACCGTGGTTCTGAAGAGAGGTCAAAAACTCGGTTGGATGATACTGATGACCCAGAAGTCGGATTAATAACAGCTCAAGGATCTCTAGAAATTGTACCCGAAAGCTATGCAGAAAGTGGATGTAATCAAGGAGATGCGTCTTTAGAGGATGTCTCATGCAGTTCTGTTGGGGTACCTTTTTGTCAAACTGAAACAACTGAAATTAGGCTGCCTTTGGAGTCAAATGGTGAATTTCAAGATGTACCTGGTAATCCTGTTTTGATCAAACAAGTATCTGATCAAACAAGCGCTGTTCATCAAGGAGATGCGCCTCTAGAAGTTGTTTCATGCAGTTCTGTTATGGTACCTTTTTGTCAAAACGAAATGAATGAAGTTAAAGCTCCTTTAGATTCAAATGGTGAGTTTCAAGATGTCTCTGGTAATTCTGTTTCGATCAAACAAGTGTCTGAACAGATTGTGGAAGAACAGTTAATGTTTGGTGATCTTGATGGATCAAAGCCGAGTATACACAAGATAGATGAAGAAGTCAATCAGGTAGAGAGTGAGTCAAAGGGCCCAATTAAAGGTCATGATCAACTTACAGTCAGAACCTATAAAGATAACCTCAAAGGTGATTTTGAAGGGGTGAAAGGAAGTATTAGAAGGTGTTCAAGTAATGTGGAGATTCCTACTCCTAGGTGTTGTGAAATCACAGAAGCAGAAATTCGTCGGCAGGCAAAGTCCCTGCCCAATATGCGGTGCCAATTTAACGTTTCTGGTCCAGAAAATCACGAGGATCCACAATTTTACTCTCCGGTTGGCAAATTTAGATCCTCAAATTGGGATTTGCTCAGGGAGGATGCTTCAAGTTTGAGAAAGGCAACCTTAGAGAAACGATTATCACAGAGTGGAGATAGTCTATCAAAAGAACTTAAAGACGGTGGCATTGCAAGTg GTGGCGTTGATGGCGCTGGCGGAAGCTGGAGCTTGTGGCCGTTTAGAAGAATGGGAAGTAAAAATGCTTCTGAGAAagaacaaaatgttaaaaaggaTCTTGATGGTGATACTGTAACAGAAACAGATGTTGAAAAAGAAGATAGTTCACCAAAGTTGGATAAGATGCACACACGGGCACTTACTCCAACTGCTGAGCAGCTAGCTTCTTTGAATCTTGCAGAAGGGAAAAACACAGTCACATTCACGTTTTCAACATCTGTGTTAGGGGCTCAAAAG GTGGATGCTAGAATATATTTGTGGAGGTGGGATACTCGCATTGTGATCTCAGATGTTGATGGAACAATCACCAA ATCTGATGTTCTCGGACAATTCATGCCTTTAGTTGGAAGAGATTGGTCACATATTGGTGTAACACACCTCTTTTCAGGAATTAAG GAAAATGGATATCAAATGCTTTATCTAAGTGCCCGGGCAATTTCTCAAGCTTCTATCACTAGACAGTTTCTGTTCAACCTTAAACAG GATGGGAAGGCTTTGCCTGATGGGCCTGTTGTTATTTCTCCTGATGGACTTTTTCCTTCTCTTTTCCGTGAAG TCATAAGAAGAGCTCCACATGAATTCAAAATTGCTTGTTTGGAG GATATCAAGTCATGTTTTCCATCTGATAGGAATCCGTTCTATGCTGGTTTTGGAAACAGAGATACAGATGAATTTAGTTACCTCAAGGTTGGGATATCCAAAGGAAAAATCTTCATCATTAATCCTAAG GGAGAGGTTGTAATTAACCGATGTATCGACTCCAAATCATATGCTTCACTTCACGCACTCGTTAATGGAATTTTTCCACCCATATCTGTGCATGAAGAG CAGGAGGATTATAATTCGTGGAACTTCTGGAAACTTCCACCTCCAACCATGGACTGA
- the LOC122589493 gene encoding BRI1 kinase inhibitor 1-like: MEVVNMRDKVENEQTSSTYNMINKQEAILQLEETTNHNTSPPPTATASPPSASASPTHDFSFTISLHPNPPSKQDGHNNKYYNDHTYNDKHHNTTSCTTSTTPPSEPLTAIDLSPADDIFFHGHLLPLHLLSHLPISPRSSTNSMDSFTLPMKDILKDQNNPIGNTSFHYHHRNTFSDFNLPNTNNVNYNQPRPKSKSFSIFNRPKSKKDEKEGDHNEDPKAKKKLKLEVTQLIKRYMKMVRPMLSFQKTNNKRSNNNNNNTEIYNRQQPHSYSGNMVSSRSNNNNRSLPLIRRGDQFSAPASMRTSPGNSGVLLASSGTISPSAKSSTSDSTMEELQAAIQSAIAYCKNSIAMDDTKIIHAA, encoded by the coding sequence ATGGAAGTTGTAAATATGAGAGACAAAGTTGAAAATGAGCAAACTAGCAGCACTTATAACATGATCAACAAACAAGAAGCAATACTACAATTAGAAGAAACAACCAACCACAACACCTCTCCACCACCAACGGCCACCGCCTCTCCGCCCTCGGCATCGGCATCTCCAACACATGACTTCTCATTCACTATCTCTCTCCATCCAAATCCACCATCAAAACAAGATGGCCATAATAATAAGTATTATAATGATCATACTTACAATGACAAACACCATAACACTACCAGCTGTACTACTAGTACTACACCACCATCCGAACCGTTGACCGCCATTGACTTATCCCCGGCTGATGATATCTTCTTTCATGGCCATCTACTCCCTCTTCACCTCCTCTCTCATCTTCCAATATCCCCACGTTCATCAACAAATTCTATGGATAGTTTTACCTTACCTATGAAAGATATCCTAAAAGACCAAAACAACCCTATTGGCAATACTAGTTTCCATTACCATCATAGGAACACTTTCTCAGATTTCAACTTGCCAAACACCAACAATGTCAATTATAATCAACCTAGACCAAAGTCGAAATCTTTTTCAATCTTTAACCGACCCAAATcgaaaaaagatgaaaaagaagGAGACCACAATGAAGATCCAAAGGCCAAGAAAAAACTCAAACTAGAAGTCACACAACTCATCAAAAGGTACATGAAAATGGTGAGGCCAATGTTGTCATTTCAAAAGACGAATAATAAAAgatccaataataataataataataccgaAATATATAACCGGCAACAACCACATTCGTATTCTGGAAACATGGTGAGCTCTAGaagtaataataacaatagGAGTTTGCCATTAATTAGGCGAGGTGATCAGTTTTCCGCTCCAGCATCTATGAGAACATCTCCAGGTAATAGTGGAGTGCTGCTTGCTTCATCAGGAACAATAAGTCCATCAGCCAAAAGCAGCACAAGTGATAGTACTATGGAAGAATTGCAAGCTGCCATTCAATCTGCTATTGCTTATTGTAAGAATTCCATTGCAATGGATGATACTAAAATTATTCATGCTGCTTAA